The Euwallacea similis isolate ESF13 chromosome 18, ESF131.1, whole genome shotgun sequence genome contains a region encoding:
- the LOC136414652 gene encoding 23 kDa integral membrane protein-like, with amino-acid sequence MGCSEGLARIFVFVTNFAFVLVGLALLVVGILFKVNFTKFSDAIPSALNHIPVIAIVVGSIIFVIAFLGCCGTLRSNTCMLSWYGGILIVIFLVQVGLGTYAFVQIKDKDTLHQEIEEAVTKIFHNYPKTKESVDVIQETFKCCGTSGPDSWNNQIPDTCFESGSNQPYKDGCSRTLADYIVSSIKTIAIVAIAVSAVEVVGAVLALCLTNCIRDSRRQGAYY; translated from the exons cTTGTTGGGTTAGCCCTCTTGGTGGTGGGCATCCTCTTTAAAGTCAATTTTACCAAATTCTCGGATGCCATTCCGTCGGCCTTGAATCACATTCCAGTTATCGCCATCGTGGTGGGCTCCATCATCTTCGTGATCGCCTTCTTGGGGTGTTGCGGCACCCTCAGAAGCAATACCTGCATGCTCAGCTGG TACGGCGGCATCTTGATCGTCATCTTCCTGGTCCAAGTGGGATTGGGAACCTATGCTTTCGTGCAAATCAAGGATAAGGACACGCTGCACCAAGAAATCGAAGAAGCCGTGACCAAAATATTCCATAATTATCCGAAAACTAAGGAATCTGTGGACGTCATCCAGGAAACG TTCAAATGTTGCGGAACGTCTGGTCCTGACTCTTGGAATAACCAAATACCTGATACCTGCTTCGAATCCGGGTCTAACCAACCTTATAAAGATGGATGCAGTAGAACTTTAGCCGACTACATAGTGAGCTCAATCAAAACCATCGCCATTGTCGCAATCGCCGTTTCCGCCGTCGAG GTCGTGGGAGCCGTGCTGGCTCTATGTTTGACCAACTGCATACGCGACAGCCGCAGACAGGGGGCTTACTATTGA
- the Non1 gene encoding nucleolar GTP-binding protein 1: MSLYNFKKIAVVPTAKDFVDIILSKTQRKTPTVVHKQYKITRIRAFYMRKVKFAQQSFHDRLTQILTEFPKLDDVHPFYSDLMNVLYDKDHFKLALGQLNTARHLIDNVAKDYVRLLKYGDSLYRCKQLKRAALGRMATIMKRQGSNLTYLEQVRQHLARLPSIDPYTRTIIICGFPNVGKSSFINKITRADVEVQPYAFTTKSLYVGHTDYKYLRWQVIDTPGILDHSLEERNVIEMQAVTALAHLRACVLYFMDLSEQCGHNLEEQVRLFESIKPLFTNKPLIIVANKSDIINLEELPAERRQVLKDIEEDPELNLKEMSTVTDKGVMEVKIEACEKLLSFRVDQKMRSKKVDGVLNRLHVAMPKPRDNKERPACIPESVQLKKQQKVKRKLAREVEIEEGDDYIVDLAKDYVDIPEEERHDIIPEIWEGHNVADYIDPEIFEKLAELEQEEEVREQTGMYVVPKMELDDTMAEIKKLALQIRHKKAIMKDEARINKQSRKPVVPRTVGPKVRDRSVSKLRKTMEGLGLDMSGSTEANFTKTKQRTRSVGPVAKKPRMEVTTTESRPRGLTKPPRNEQGVKDVAMRRKLAKIAHRAISKKVARMGLKGEADRFIGTKMPKHLFAGKRGVGKTDRR; this comes from the exons ATGTCTCTGTATAACTTCAAAAAGATCGCGGTGGTGCCCACTGCTAAG GACTTCGTGGACATAATCCTATCCAAAACCCAAAGGAAGACTCCCACAGTAGTACACAAGCAATACAAAATCACTCGCATTAGGGCATTTTACATGCGCAAAGTGAAATTTGCCCAGCAGAGCTTCCACGACCGGTTGACACAGATATTAACAGAGTTCCCAAAACTGGATGATGTGCATCCATTCTACTCTGACTTAATGAACGTGCTCTATGATAAAGATCACTTTAAGTTGGCTTTGGGGCAACTGAACACTGCCAGACACCTTATTGATAATGTAGCCAAGGACTATGTACGACTGTTGAAGTATGGAGACTCATTATATAGGTGCAAGCAATTGAAACGAGCCGCTTTGGGTCGTATGGCCACCATTATGAAGAGACAGGGGTCAAATTTAACCTATTTGGAGCAG GTGCGTCAACACTTGGCACGTTTACCTTCCATTGACCCCTATACCAGAACCATCATAATCTGTGGCTTCCCCAATGTGGGAAAGTCCTCATTTATCAACAAAATCACAAGAGCTGATGTGGAGGTGCAGCCCTATGCTTTCACCACTAAAAGTCTTTATGTGGGGCACACTGACTATAAATATTTGAGATGGCAGGTGATTGATACTCCTGGGATATTAGATCACTCTTTGGAAGAGAGAAATGTTATTGAAATGCAGGCTGTGACTGCTTTAGCTCACTTAAGAGCCTGTGTATTGTATTTCATGGATTTATCTGAGCAGTGCGGGCACAACTTAGAAGAGCAAGTTAGGTTGTTCGAGTCAATAAAGCCCTTATTCACAAATAAACCATTGATTATTGTTGCAAACAAAAGTGATATTATTAATCTTGAGGAGCTCCCTGCAGAGAGGAGACAGGTATTAAAGGACATTGAAGAAGACCCTGAATTGAACCTTAAAGAAATGTCTACAGTGACTGATAAGGGAGTCATGGAGGTTAAAATTGAGGCTTGTGAGAAACTCTTAAGTTTTCGAGTGGACCAAAAAATGCGCAGTAAAAAGGTTGATGGAGTGCTAAACAGACTTCATGTGGCCATGCCCAAGCCTCGAGACAACAAAGAGAGGCCTGCATGTATTCCTGAGAGTGTCCAATTAAAGAAACAACAGAAAGTGAAGAGGAAATTAGCAAGAGAGGTGGAAATTGAAGAGGGAGATGATTATATTGTTGATTTAGCCAAGGATTATGTGGACATTCCTGAGGAGGAGAGGCATGACATTATTCCAGAGATATGGGAAGGTCACAATGTAGCCGATTACATTGATCCagagatatttgaaaagcTGGCTGAGTTGGAGCAGGAAGAGGAGGTGCGGGAGCAAACAGGCATGTATGTAGTGCCCAAGATGGAGCTTGATGACACGATGGCAGAGATCAAAAAGCTAGCATTACAAATCAGACATAAGAAGGCTATAATGAAAGATGAAGCTAGGATTAATAAGCAGAGTAGGAAGCCAGTGGTGCCCCGTACTGTGGGGCCCAAAGTGCGTGATCGATCAGTAAGCAAACTAAGAAAGACCATGGAAGGATTAGGTCTAGACATGTCAGGTAGTACTGAGGCCAATTTTACAAAGACCAAACAGCGCACTCGCTCAGTTG GTCCAGTAGCTAAAAAACCTCGCATGGAGGTGACAACCACAGAAAGCAGACCCAGAGGTCTGACTAAACCTCCAAGAAATGAGCAAGGAGTTAAGGATGTTGCA ATGAGGAGGAAGCTAGCTAAAATTGCCCATAGGGCCATTAGCAAGAAAGTGGCTAGAATGGGCCTTAAGGGCGAAGCTGATAGGTTTATCGGAACGAAGATGCCGAAGCACTTGTTTGCCGGCAAGAGAGGCGTTGGCAAGACCGACAGAAgataa